A single window of Treponema primitia ZAS-1 DNA harbors:
- a CDS encoding 23S rRNA (adenine(2030)-N(6))-methyltransferase RlmJ has product MLSYRHGFHAGNAADVLKHAVLMYCLDYLGQKEAPFLVIDTHSGAGRYSLTEGYAAQNREWEQGVGRLLDQAVLPPLLDRYAALVRESLGAKFSAEFPPAGRYPGSPALIQRLLRSQDRAVCFELHPADFAVLEDTLKADKRFRVLREDGLGGLKALLPPPSRRGCVFIDPSYEMKSDYEAVPEKLIEALRRFPTGLYITWYPLLARRSGAELNDDAGEGATQQEALRETLLGLYSGNRCAVELRTAAAGGGGKRLYGSGLVIYNPPFTLRKALDESLPALAELLREGQGSWDLRWEE; this is encoded by the coding sequence ATGTTGAGTTATAGGCACGGCTTTCATGCGGGGAATGCGGCGGATGTTTTAAAGCACGCAGTTTTAATGTACTGTCTGGATTATTTAGGGCAGAAGGAGGCCCCCTTCCTCGTTATTGATACTCACTCCGGGGCAGGGCGTTATTCCTTGACAGAGGGGTATGCAGCGCAGAACCGGGAATGGGAACAAGGGGTGGGGCGGCTGTTGGATCAGGCCGTCTTGCCGCCCCTGCTTGACCGGTATGCCGCGCTGGTTAGGGAATCCCTGGGGGCGAAGTTTTCTGCCGAATTTCCCCCGGCAGGACGCTATCCTGGGTCTCCGGCGCTCATACAAAGACTGCTGCGCTCCCAGGACCGGGCGGTTTGTTTTGAGCTACACCCTGCCGACTTTGCTGTGTTGGAGGATACGCTTAAGGCCGATAAGCGGTTCCGGGTTCTGCGGGAAGATGGGCTTGGGGGCCTTAAGGCTTTGCTGCCGCCGCCCTCCCGCCGGGGCTGCGTTTTTATCGATCCGTCTTACGAAATGAAAAGCGATTATGAGGCGGTTCCGGAAAAGCTCATCGAAGCGCTCCGGCGGTTTCCAACGGGCTTATACATTACCTGGTACCCCTTGCTGGCACGGAGGTCCGGGGCGGAGCTCAACGATGATGCCGGGGAAGGCGCTACCCAGCAGGAAGCGCTGCGGGAAACCCTGCTTGGGCTTTACAGTGGGAACCGGTGTGCCGTGGAACTACGTACTGCGGCTGCCGGCGGCGGCGGAAAGCGGCTGTACGGCAGTGGGCTGGTGATTTACAACCCGCCTTTTACGCTGCGGAAAGCCCTGGACGAAAGTCTTCCTGCGCTGGCGGAACTTCTGAGGGAAGGACAAGGGAGCTGGGATCTGCGGTGGGAGGAATGA
- the trhA gene encoding PAQR family membrane homeostasis protein TrhA has translation MKDSLNHVKMPASKAAVLPLPFQTLGEEIANAVLHGLGALLAVVGLVLLVLRGKGYLGIAAAETKTVVAYVIFTAAMICMFLASTLYHAVQHTGAKRILRILDHSAIYLFIAGSYTPFCLVGLKGAWGWAIFGAEWALAAAGISLHAVNYRPLKKLELVVYILMGWAIVIATVPLVRSISRLSLILLAAGGVAYTLGALFYRKHEVRGAHVTWHAFVLAGAFCHWLSIWWL, from the coding sequence ATGAAAGATTCTTTAAATCATGTAAAAATGCCGGCCTCTAAAGCGGCGGTTTTGCCGCTGCCCTTTCAGACCCTGGGCGAAGAAATAGCCAATGCCGTACTCCACGGCCTGGGGGCGCTCCTTGCCGTAGTGGGCTTGGTACTCCTGGTGCTCCGGGGCAAAGGCTATCTGGGCATTGCCGCCGCGGAGACTAAAACTGTTGTTGCCTATGTAATTTTTACCGCCGCCATGATCTGCATGTTTCTGGCTTCCACCCTGTACCACGCGGTTCAGCATACGGGGGCCAAACGTATCCTCCGTATCCTGGATCATTCGGCCATCTACCTGTTTATCGCCGGATCGTATACACCCTTCTGCCTGGTGGGTCTCAAGGGCGCTTGGGGCTGGGCCATCTTTGGCGCCGAATGGGCCTTAGCTGCCGCGGGAATAAGCCTCCACGCGGTAAACTACCGCCCCTTGAAAAAGCTTGAACTGGTGGTGTATATCCTTATGGGCTGGGCCATCGTCATAGCGACGGTTCCCCTGGTTAGGTCCATATCCCGTCTGAGTCTCATCCTGCTGGCCGCCGGAGGCGTGGCTTATACCTTGGGCGCCCTCTTTTACCGGAAACACGAGGTCCGGGGCGCCCACGTTACCTGGCATGCCTTCGTATTAGCCGGGGCGTTCTGCCACTGGCTGTCTATCTGGTGGCTGTAG
- a CDS encoding cell surface protein — MRYIHLSAILILFGACATFSGNSETAGTESQELSVAKPRNTASSAPAPKNLTPMFTGDGGKGIVIAVPAPALENSTPANNWIPQFFQDLMTGDFARFSAMTVLDRVNESLTVAEQKLQENGNYSDEDYISIGHLTNAHYVVVGTIRSISGRYSVSFRINDIETNEIRASFNKQYSPQDVEGGLAAKETVQELLAGIGVVLTSEGERQLLAIPKIEVRASFQLARGMAAEQRNDSQVEALAYFYQAITTNPNMREANQHIENFANATPPSSIRERAEWALAQKAKWEKIWADLATYVNDNLLIVVYDFSTISDQFDARSNTVDITVTPGIKIIPNRTVLAVWKTVTDNWRNIKNLDENKSWANSVTMADGIIGPTHIGGSNSGQYTINVALYDDYGDRIALSRDIHNTNRDKVHFYGNRNTDLAAFQALAQIKYYNDASFYPLIFNRIKLDNVTDNLSAKVDSIKFRPLGGNPRDIPALLLSIPEWEQWLAEHGGR; from the coding sequence ATGCGATACATACACCTTTCAGCTATTTTGATTCTATTTGGCGCCTGTGCAACCTTTTCCGGAAATTCCGAAACAGCGGGAACGGAAAGTCAGGAACTATCAGTTGCTAAACCCAGGAACACTGCAAGCAGTGCCCCGGCGCCGAAGAACTTGACGCCGATGTTTACCGGAGACGGCGGGAAGGGCATTGTCATTGCGGTACCTGCCCCGGCGCTGGAAAACAGTACCCCTGCCAACAATTGGATACCCCAGTTCTTCCAGGACCTTATGACCGGTGATTTTGCCCGCTTTTCGGCAATGACTGTTTTGGACCGAGTTAATGAAAGTTTAACTGTTGCCGAACAGAAACTCCAGGAAAACGGAAATTATTCCGATGAGGATTACATTTCAATCGGTCATCTAACTAATGCCCACTACGTTGTCGTCGGGACTATTCGTTCTATCTCGGGGCGCTATTCGGTAAGTTTTAGAATAAACGATATTGAGACCAATGAGATCAGGGCTTCATTTAACAAACAGTACAGCCCCCAGGATGTAGAGGGTGGCTTAGCCGCCAAAGAAACAGTGCAGGAATTGCTTGCCGGCATAGGGGTTGTTTTAACCAGCGAAGGGGAAAGGCAGTTACTGGCTATACCGAAAATTGAAGTAAGGGCATCCTTCCAACTGGCCAGGGGTATGGCTGCAGAACAACGGAACGATAGCCAGGTGGAAGCTCTAGCCTATTTTTATCAAGCCATTACCACAAACCCCAATATGCGGGAAGCAAACCAACATATAGAAAACTTTGCCAATGCGACGCCTCCCAGTTCCATACGGGAACGGGCTGAATGGGCTCTGGCTCAGAAAGCAAAATGGGAAAAGATTTGGGCAGATTTAGCAACCTATGTAAATGATAACTTATTAATAGTGGTGTATGATTTTAGTACGATATCCGATCAATTTGATGCCCGTTCTAATACGGTTGATATCACCGTTACGCCGGGGATAAAAATTATTCCCAATAGGACGGTACTGGCTGTTTGGAAAACCGTTACGGACAATTGGCGCAATATAAAAAACTTGGACGAAAATAAATCCTGGGCAAATTCAGTCACAATGGCGGATGGCATAATCGGTCCAACGCATATTGGAGGAAGTAATTCCGGGCAATATACAATTAATGTAGCCCTTTATGATGATTATGGAGATCGGATCGCATTATCACGAGATATTCATAATACTAACAGGGATAAAGTTCATTTTTACGGAAATAGGAATACTGACCTAGCAGCATTTCAAGCTTTAGCTCAAATTAAATACTACAATGATGCATCATTCTATCCTCTGATTTTCAATAGGATAAAATTGGATAATGTAACAGATAACTTATCTGCTAAGGTTGATTCTATTAAATTTAGGCCGCTCGGTGGAAACCCGAGAGATATTCCCGCACTGTTACTATCCATTCCCGAATGGGAACAATGGCTTGCGGAACATGGGGGAAGGTAA
- a CDS encoding DUF6364 family protein: METKLTLQMDQSVILSAKEYADSRHRSLSKIVENYFRNLTQKPSPEKKFSPVVEGLLGAVSKEEVKKLYTLAETDERLQRILGGK, from the coding sequence ATGGAAACAAAGCTAACCCTGCAAATGGATCAATCCGTAATTCTATCAGCAAAGGAATATGCCGATAGCCGCCATCGCAGCTTATCAAAGATTGTTGAAAACTATTTTAGGAATCTTACCCAAAAACCGTCTCCTGAAAAAAAATTTTCGCCGGTAGTCGAAGGTCTGCTTGGCGCGGTTTCCAAGGAAGAAGTAAAAAAGCTGTATACATTGGCGGAGACCGATGAGCGGCTGCAACGGATACTCGGCGGAAAATAG
- the ettA gene encoding energy-dependent translational throttle protein EttA, which yields MATTVDDKKVIYSMDRVSKKHGTKQVLKDINLSYFYGAKIGVIGLNGSGKSSLLRILAGTDTDFSGETTVSPGFTIGFLEQEPVLEAGKTVKEVVSEGVQELVDLLAEFDTVSEAFGDPDADYDKLGAKQAALQEKIEAADGWNLDSRLELAMDALRCPSGDEVVDHLSGGERRRVALCRLLLKKPDILLLDEPTNHLDAETVAWLERHLREYDGTVIAVTHDRYFLDNVAGWILELDRGEGIPWKGNYTGWLEQKQARMAQEEKGESERRKTLERELEWIRMSPKGRHAKSKARIAQYEKLFQDDEREKVKDNRITIPAGPRLGQLVIEAKELSKSFGDKLLFENLEFTVPPGACVGIIGPNGAGKTTLFKIITGKEQPSAGQLRLGDSVKLAYADQMRENLDGEKSVWEQLSGGLDIIKLGGTKEVNSRAYCAWYNFSGGDQQKKVSVLSGGERNRLNLAMMLKEGANVLLLDEPTNDLDVNTLRALEEAVDTFAGVTLVISHDRWFLDRIATHILAFEDGEVVWFDGNWSEYAEWRRQKLGAEADRPHRYVYRKLER from the coding sequence ATGGCTACAACGGTTGACGATAAAAAAGTTATATATTCCATGGATCGGGTCTCTAAAAAGCACGGAACCAAACAGGTGCTTAAGGATATCAATCTTTCCTATTTTTATGGGGCTAAGATCGGTGTTATCGGCCTTAACGGGTCGGGGAAATCAAGTCTTCTCCGGATTCTCGCCGGAACGGACACGGATTTTTCCGGGGAAACCACGGTAAGCCCGGGTTTTACCATCGGTTTTTTGGAACAAGAGCCGGTACTGGAAGCGGGAAAGACCGTGAAAGAGGTAGTTTCTGAGGGGGTCCAGGAATTGGTGGACCTCCTGGCTGAATTCGATACCGTGAGCGAGGCCTTTGGTGATCCCGATGCAGATTACGATAAGCTGGGAGCGAAACAGGCGGCGCTGCAGGAAAAGATCGAGGCCGCCGACGGGTGGAACCTGGACAGTCGTCTGGAACTGGCCATGGATGCTTTGCGCTGCCCCTCCGGGGACGAGGTGGTGGATCACCTTTCCGGGGGCGAGCGGCGGCGGGTAGCCCTGTGCCGGCTCCTCCTTAAAAAACCGGATATCCTGCTCCTGGACGAGCCCACCAACCACCTGGACGCGGAAACCGTGGCCTGGCTGGAACGGCACCTCCGGGAATACGATGGCACGGTTATCGCGGTAACCCATGACCGCTATTTTCTGGACAATGTGGCCGGCTGGATCCTGGAACTGGACCGGGGCGAGGGGATTCCCTGGAAGGGGAACTACACCGGATGGCTGGAACAGAAGCAGGCCCGTATGGCCCAGGAAGAGAAGGGTGAAAGCGAGCGGCGGAAAACCCTGGAACGGGAACTGGAGTGGATACGCATGAGTCCCAAGGGGCGCCACGCCAAGAGCAAGGCCCGTATCGCCCAGTATGAAAAGCTCTTCCAGGATGATGAGCGGGAAAAGGTCAAGGATAACCGTATCACCATACCGGCGGGACCCCGGCTGGGGCAGTTAGTTATCGAGGCGAAGGAGCTTTCCAAGTCCTTTGGGGATAAGCTGCTCTTTGAAAACCTGGAATTTACCGTGCCCCCGGGCGCTTGTGTGGGCATCATCGGTCCCAACGGCGCGGGCAAGACTACCCTGTTTAAAATTATCACCGGCAAGGAACAGCCTAGCGCCGGACAGCTCCGGCTGGGGGACAGCGTCAAGCTGGCCTACGCGGACCAGATGCGGGAAAACCTGGACGGGGAAAAGAGCGTCTGGGAACAGCTTTCCGGCGGCTTGGATATTATCAAGTTAGGCGGAACCAAGGAAGTCAATTCCCGGGCTTATTGCGCCTGGTACAATTTTTCCGGCGGGGACCAGCAGAAAAAGGTTTCCGTTTTGTCCGGCGGCGAGCGGAACCGGCTCAACCTGGCCATGATGCTCAAGGAAGGGGCCAATGTGCTGCTCCTGGACGAGCCCACCAACGACCTGGACGTAAACACCCTCCGCGCCTTAGAGGAAGCGGTGGATACCTTTGCCGGAGTAACCCTGGTGATAAGCCATGACCGCTGGTTCCTGGACCGGATTGCCACCCATATTCTGGCCTTTGAGGACGGGGAAGTGGTCTGGTTCGACGGCAACTGGTCAGAATACGCGGAATG